ACCTCCCTCCCCACGCAGGTGGCGCTTCCACCCCTGGGAACGGCTCGCCGCCTCGAAATCGAACCGTCCGGTATCGAGCACGAGGTCCGGGTCCACGTCACAGTAGGTCGTTCGGAGCCGAGTCGCTCGCGGTTGGAGCGTCTCGACGACGGCTTCGATTTCCTCGAGGACATCCTCGGGAACCGCGTCGACCTTGTTGAGCAACAGGACGTCGCAAAACTCGATGCCCTCGACGAGCACGTCGCTCAGCGGTCGATCCGTATCCGGCTCGAGACCGTCCGGAAGGCGGGCCCCGGCGTCGAACTCCTTCCAGAAGCCGTACGTGTCCAGAACGGTGACCATGGTGTCCAGCCGAAACAGGTTCGGGTCAGCGTCGCTCGCGTCCGTTCCCTCGAGAAACACCTGGGCGATGGGAATTGGCTCGCTGATTCCCGAGGCTTCGACCAGCAGGGCGTCGAAGTCGCGGCGTCTCGCTAGTCGCGTCGCTTCCTCGAGCAGGTCCCCCCGCAATCGACAGCAGATGCACCCGTTCGAGAGGTCCACGATGCCGTCGTTCTCGTCGTCGCTGGCTCGCGCGATGAGGTCGGCGTCGATGTTTACCTCCCCCATGTCGTTGACGATCACCGCCACTCGACGTCCGCCGGGGTTCGACAGCACGCGGTTGATCAGCGTCGTCTTTCCCGCGCCGAGGTAGCCGCTGACGACGGTGACGGGGACTGGCTCTATGCTCGCCATGTGGTATCGAAAACCACGACGAGAGTACTAAACGACCGGGTGGCTCTCGTTGAGAGTCTCGAACGCTGATGCTCCTATCCCTAATTCGTCGGGGCCGGCTCGAGCAGGCGTCGCTCGACTCCGAAGTGCGGACTGAACGAGGATCCGAAGCGAAGACCGACTGGAACCTCCGAAAGCCACCGACGGGTCACTCCAAATCGCTCCTGCACGCTGCCTCGGCTCTCTTTCAGTCGTCGTCAGCAGATCGGTTCACTCGTGCCGTAGGCGGCGACGACCACTGCGGCCTGGTACGCCCCAGATTCATCCTCCGTCGTTTCGACCTGGACAGACGGCTCGTCGAACGCCCAGTCTCGAAATTCCTGGCCGGCCTCGAGACCGTCGAGGGCACGCTCACGAACCGAATCGGGGTCAGTCCCGGTCGTCTCGTAGAACAGGCCCGGACCCTCGCCGTCGCCGGATTCGGCCCACGCGAGGGCGGCGCTCGCCGGTTCGTTATCGGCGGCCGTCGCGTGTCCCTGGACGACGGTCAGCCGATTTCCGACCGGGCCGAGATCGGGGGCGGTGCCGACCGCCTCGACGCGAGCGGTCGCCGGAATCACGGACGAAACGGTCACGAGGTTGTAGTTCTCGATTCCGGCGTTCGCGAGCGCGGCGTCGTAGGCGGCCATCTTCGTCGGTCCCGCCGCCGTTCCCCAGACGACCCGAATAGTGCTCATAAACGGACGTAGGTGGACGACGGCGTAAGGACTTGCGATTTCGGATCGATTCGAAACACGCGAAACGCGGTAGAAACAACTTCGGTCTCGAGCCTGTGTCAGTCGAAGAAGTAGTTCGCCGACGTGACGACTTCCGTTTCGCCGGCCTCGATCTTCTCGAGGGCCGCCTCGAAGTCCGCCTGCCCGACGGTCGTCCGGTCGTCGCGGATGGCAAACATCCCGGCTTCGGTCGTGACAGATTCGATCTCCGCGCCCGTGAACCCGACCGTCTGTTCGGCGAGGGCCTCGAAGTCGACCTCGTCGTCGACGTTCATGGTTCGCGTATGAATCTCGAAAATCTGCTGTCGTCCCTCGCCGTCGGGTTCTGGAACCTCGATGAGGCGATCGAACCGTCCTGGACGGAGGATCGCGTCGTCGAGCATGTCGAAGCGGTTCGTGGCGGCGATGATGCGGATGTCGCCGCGCTCGTCGAACCCGTCCATCTCGTTCAGTAGCTGCATCATCGTTCGCTGGACCTCGGCGTCGCCAGAGGTCTTCGACTCGGTGCGCTTGGCGGCGATGGCGTCGATTTCGTCGATGAATATGACGGCGGGTTCGCGCTCGCGGGCCATCTCGAAGAGGTCTCGAACCAGGCGGGAGCCCTCGCCGATGAATTTGCGGACGAGTTCGGAGCCGGCCATCTTGATGAAGGTGGCGTCGGTCTGGGTGGCGACGGCTTTGGCGAGCATCGTCTTCCCCGTACCTGGCGGCCCGTAGAGCAGGACACCGGCTGGCGGTTCGATCCCCACGTTCTCGAAGAGCTCGGGCTGAGCGAGCGGTTGCTCGACGGCCTCCCTGACTTCGCGAACCTGGTCGTCGATCCCCCCGATGTCGTCGTAACTGACGTCGGGTTTTTCCGTGATCTCCATCGTCTGTGCGCGAGCGTCTGTCTCCGCCGAGAGGATCCGCTGGATACCGAAAGAATCGTTGACGGCGACGCGGTCTCCGTAGTCGATTTCCTCGGCGAAGTCGGGGCCGATCTCGGTGAGTACCTCCTGGTTGTTCCCGTGTTGCTTGACGATAACCTCGTCGCCCATATGGTCCTCGACGGTCGCGAGGTACAGCGACGAACTCTTGAGGACCTCGTTTTCGCGTTTGGTACGGTCGACCTGTTCTTTGAGTCGCGTTCGCCTGTCGCGGGCGACGTCAAGTTGCTCTGACAGCTGTTCGCTGGCCGCTGTCAGCTGCATAAAGTGGTCGTGGAGCGCTTCAAGCCGTTCTTCGTCCGAGAGATCGGGGTCGATCTCCCGGCTCGGTGTGTCGGGGAGCGAGGGACTTCGAGACATCCTGACGACCGAGCATAGCTGCCGACGGTACATCTGCCTTTGGGTCCCGGAGAGGATATCGATGCGGTTTCGATTCGCTGGCGAAAGCCTGCGGCTCGGGCCGGGCACCCGTCGTCCGCCGCCCGCGCCATTTAAGCGGTCGGGGTCCCCTTCCCCGATATGGCCACGGGTCTGCTCACAGACGAAAGGGCTGATCAGATCGTCACCACCTGTCGAACCGCCGTCGGCGACAGCCTCCGGTCGGTGACGTACTTCACCCGGGACGACTTCGAACAGCTGTACCTCCGCGGCGATCTCGAGCGCGACGCCGACCTCACGAGCTTCATCGGTCACGAGTGGCGCGGCTTCAAGACCGCCCAGACTGCCTACGAGGGCTCAGAACTGGGCGACTACGAGTACACCATCCGCGTGTTCGAAAACGGCTTTCTCATCCGCGTGACGACCGATCGGGAGGGCGTCTTCGCGACGACCGACGGGCTAACGGTCAAGGACTTCGAAGAAGTTGCGACCGGTCTCGAGTCGTTCCTGGGCGAGCGCAACCGCGAGTAAGCGCCGTCAACACGCTTCCGACCGCTCGTCGTCGTCGCTAGACTCGCTCGGTCCGTCGAGGGAGCCGATCGGTAATCCCGAGCCGAGTTCTCCGTCGGTGCCGAGCAGTCGAGCGAACCGTCGTTTCTCCGCAGCGTACTTATCGAGTGCCATGCTTCCGACGAACGGTCGACCCACGTGTAGTTATGCACGACATTAACGCTGTTTCCCACCGTTGTTCGCGACGAAACGAACGGAACCGATCGAATGCCGGTGAAATGGTAACTGAAGTGATGGGATGATTCCATTCGACCCTTACCTCGCAAGCCGCACCCCGCTATTGGCGTAACACCCATTTTCGTACCGACCCTCTACCCACGTATGACGACGTTACCGACGCCTATTGCCGACGCACTCGAGGAGCACAAGTCGTTTTCGCCAGTCGACGACGCGACGTACGCACTCGAGACCACCGTCTTCGAGGCGCGCGTGACCGCGACCGCCGCCGAGGGGCCGCGAGATGGCTCGGTTACTGTTGTCGTCCGGTTGCCGACGCTCGACGCGGCAACCGCCGACCGCGTCGCCCCGGTGGTCGAAGACGGCTGGTTCGAGACGCTCGAGCGTCGACTCGCAGACGTGTTTACAGTCGCCGAAACGGACACTCACGACGCCCCGCAGATCGACCACGAGGACGGCGTCGTGACGGTCACCCTCGAGTACGTCGCCTGGGACGCCAGAGAGGGGGTCGACGACGCCAAGGCCCTGATCGAGTACGTCGAGGGAACCTACGCACAGGGTATCATCCCGGGGTACGAGTACGAGGGGCCCGCAGCGACGCTGCTCGAGAACGCCCAGACTGCAGGAGAGCGGGCTGCCGAAGGCGCTGCTGGCGGCCACGACGACGAGTACGATAGCCCGTTTTGATCACGCTCACTCGCCTCGCATCGCGTCGAACGGATGTGTCTGCGTTGTTGGTTCGAGGCGTGCTGTGCCCCCTCTAGTTGTAGTTACTACGAACTCGAGCGACGGATCTTCCGCACTGTACGCAATCTCGCAATCGTCGTTTCAGTCCATCGCGATGTAGGTCTTCGTATCCGAAACACCATCGAGACTCTGGATATCTCCCGAAGCCGCCTTCAGGACGCCGTACACCTCGTCGGCGTCGACCTCGGCGATTATGTCGTAATTACCGGCGACGATGTGGGCGTCCGAAACGCTCTCGAGGTCGCGGATGCCCGCCAGGAGTCCTTCGGATTTACCGGCAGCGGTCTTCACCATGATGAACGCGTGAACCATTGCTTTCGTGTGGTACTCCTTGACACGACTAAAGTGTTTGCCCGGTCACGGACGATGACGTCTCGAGAATTCGTCGAAACTTTCGTATCAAAAGTCCCACGGTGAGTGCAACGAGACGTCGAAGCAGTAACTGGCAAAAACCTGGAGGCCGAAGTGAGTACATGGCACGAACCATCACGGTAACTGGCATGAGCTGTGGCGGCTGCGAGGACACGGTCGAATCGGCGCTCGAGGACGTCGACGGCGTCGTCGAGGCATCGGCGGACAACGAATCGGACGCCGTCACTGTCGAGGGTGACGCCAACGTCGACGCACTCGTCGAGGCAATCGAGAACGCTGGCTACGACGTCTCTGCCTGAAATCGGACCACTCGCGAACGCCCGCTCGTTCTACACGTTTTACCGGTCGATCGGATCGTCGATCCAGTTGTAACACCGAAAGTGCTCCGGCCGCTTTTCGCTCGTGAGCATCTCGAGGGGGATGAATCCCTCGCCGCCGCGAGCCCCCGCCTCGCGCTCGCCGGGGTCGTCGGAGAAGGTCATGAGCTTCGCCTTCACCGAAAACGTGACTTCGAGCGTGCCGGTGTGATTGTCGTCAGGGTCGAAGCGCATCGAGACGTCGCCGGCGCCGACGCCGAAGATGGCACGGTCGGTCGGCGTCGAGACGCCCACGTCGTGACTGGCGAGTCCGCTCGAGAGGTCCTCGAGCCACGCGCGCATCGACTCGCGGTCGAGGGCTTGCTCGAGGTCGAACCCGCCGTCCTCGTCCATCGACCCCGATTCGAACGCGAAGACGGGGTAGGCGAGTTTCTCGTCGGGAAGGACGTGCGAACTCGTTTCCGGGTCCGGCGAGGTTTCGGGGACGCCCAGTTCGTCGCTGATCGCCGACCGGACGGTCGCTTCGGCGTTCGATGCGTCCACGGGTGTCGATTTCGCGTCACTCACGTCGCTTGGGCCGTCCGCGTCACCCGCCTCACCCACTGCTTCCGTCTCGTCGCCCGCTTCCGCCGGCGGTTCCCCGTCCATGCTATCGTCGGTATCTCGAGTCGTAGCTCATAGTCCTGCTGGTCGTCCTCGAGCGACGCGTTCGGCGACGTGGAACTTTGACCCGTCGTGGGCCACTCCGACTCGTCGTCACCGCGCCTACTCACACCCACGCCCGTGAACCGGGGTAACATTATTCACGGCCGCCGGCGTAGCCCACTCCATGCGGTTCGTCATCATCGGCGCCGGTCGGGTCGGCCTCCGCACTGCGCGCGTCTTGCGCGAGGAGGGTCACGAGGTAACGCTGGTCGAG
This region of Natronosalvus halobius genomic DNA includes:
- a CDS encoding CobW family GTP-binding protein yields the protein MASIEPVPVTVVSGYLGAGKTTLINRVLSNPGGRRVAVIVNDMGEVNIDADLIARASDDENDGIVDLSNGCICCRLRGDLLEEATRLARRRDFDALLVEASGISEPIPIAQVFLEGTDASDADPNLFRLDTMVTVLDTYGFWKEFDAGARLPDGLEPDTDRPLSDVLVEGIEFCDVLLLNKVDAVPEDVLEEIEAVVETLQPRATRLRTTYCDVDPDLVLDTGRFDFEAASRSQGWKRHLRGEGGGHGHGTDHSHDADHDHGTQLDHDADHGHSANHDVEPGVAERHGVSSFVFRSETPFHPERLASWLEEWDGAIVRAKGVCHVANREEVIGVSQAGPSVKAGPIGPWRPTDDRTTQLVFIGREMDEPRIRAELETCLVDDERETVDATADPFPLEALVTRAGR
- a CDS encoding pyruvoyl-dependent arginine decarboxylase; this translates as MSTIRVVWGTAAGPTKMAAYDAALANAGIENYNLVTVSSVIPATARVEAVGTAPDLGPVGNRLTVVQGHATAADNEPASAALAWAESGDGEGPGLFYETTGTDPDSVRERALDGLEAGQEFRDWAFDEPSVQVETTEDESGAYQAAVVVAAYGTSEPIC
- the pan2 gene encoding proteasome-activating nucleotidase Pan2, giving the protein MSRSPSLPDTPSREIDPDLSDEERLEALHDHFMQLTAASEQLSEQLDVARDRRTRLKEQVDRTKRENEVLKSSSLYLATVEDHMGDEVIVKQHGNNQEVLTEIGPDFAEEIDYGDRVAVNDSFGIQRILSAETDARAQTMEITEKPDVSYDDIGGIDDQVREVREAVEQPLAQPELFENVGIEPPAGVLLYGPPGTGKTMLAKAVATQTDATFIKMAGSELVRKFIGEGSRLVRDLFEMAREREPAVIFIDEIDAIAAKRTESKTSGDAEVQRTMMQLLNEMDGFDERGDIRIIAATNRFDMLDDAILRPGRFDRLIEVPEPDGEGRQQIFEIHTRTMNVDDEVDFEALAEQTVGFTGAEIESVTTEAGMFAIRDDRTTVGQADFEAALEKIEAGETEVVTSANYFFD
- a CDS encoding DUF7522 family protein — its product is MATGLLTDERADQIVTTCRTAVGDSLRSVTYFTRDDFEQLYLRGDLERDADLTSFIGHEWRGFKTAQTAYEGSELGDYEYTIRVFENGFLIRVTTDREGVFATTDGLTVKDFEEVATGLESFLGERNRE
- a CDS encoding DUF5813 family protein, which gives rise to MTTLPTPIADALEEHKSFSPVDDATYALETTVFEARVTATAAEGPRDGSVTVVVRLPTLDAATADRVAPVVEDGWFETLERRLADVFTVAETDTHDAPQIDHEDGVVTVTLEYVAWDAREGVDDAKALIEYVEGTYAQGIIPGYEYEGPAATLLENAQTAGERAAEGAAGGHDDEYDSPF
- a CDS encoding Lrp/AsnC ligand binding domain-containing protein is translated as MVHAFIMVKTAAGKSEGLLAGIRDLESVSDAHIVAGNYDIIAEVDADEVYGVLKAASGDIQSLDGVSDTKTYIAMD
- a CDS encoding heavy-metal-associated domain-containing protein produces the protein MARTITVTGMSCGGCEDTVESALEDVDGVVEASADNESDAVTVEGDANVDALVEAIENAGYDVSA